The following proteins come from a genomic window of Salvelinus sp. IW2-2015 unplaced genomic scaffold, ASM291031v2 Un_scaffold6670, whole genome shotgun sequence:
- the chst12a gene encoding LOW QUALITY PROTEIN: carbohydrate sulfotransferase 12 (The sequence of the model RefSeq protein was modified relative to this genomic sequence to represent the inferred CDS: inserted 1 base in 1 codon; deleted 4 bases in 3 codons) → MFSAACVKGVTMGKWRLFRVSLVLGSVFMILLIILYWDDVGASHLYLPPLSPRPAPDHPPTHPTPSFLSDINAFVNQFLEGTNDPTDSAPPDSANQSERAEERYVPRREWKVHLTPIDPEKRLGQERRRQRLHDLCHHGDDLAFPGKNRSFDDIPNRELDHLIVDDRHGIIYCYVPKVACSNWKRIMIVLSESLLQEGVPYRDPLAVPQEMVHNSSLHFTFNKFWKRYGKFSRHLMKVSEAQKYTKFCLSEIRSDTYTALISAYRNKFEQXNEEFYRRFALLMLRRYGNHSEPPARRATPFPAGSRPSFSEFVQYLLDPQTESDAPLQRDWRQVYRLCHPLSNTDDFVGQLETVQEDAEQLLRVLKVDNVVDFPSSSTGTTRPDSWQEAWFSEVPRVARRDLYRLYEPDSTVFGYSRPDSLLD, encoded by the exons ATGTTCTCTGCTGCTTGTGTTAAGGGTGTCACCATGGGGAAGTGGAGGTTGTTCCGTGTCTCTCTGGTTCTGGGTTCAGTCTTTATGATCCTGTTGATTATTCTCTACTGGGACGACGTTGGAGCCTCTCACCTCTACctgccccccctctccccccggcCTGCCCCtgaccacccccccacacacccaaCACCCTCCTTCCTGTCCGACATCAACGCCTTCGTAAACCAGTTCCTGGAGGGAACCAATGATCCGACAGATTCCGCCCCCCCAGACTCTGCCAACCAATCAGAGCGCGCTGAGGAGCGGTACGTTCCCCGGAGGGAGTGGAAGGTCCATCTGACGCCGATCGACCCCGAGAAACGACTAGGACAG gagaGACGGCGGCAGCGTCTCCATGACCTCTGTCACCATGGTGATGACCTGGCTTTTCCGGGGAAGAACCGTTCGTTTGACGACATCCCCAACAGGGAGCTGGATCACCTGATCGTCGACGACCGCCACGGTATCATATACTGCTACGTccccaag GTGGCGTGTAGTAACTGGAAGAGGATCATGATCGTGCTCAGTGAGAGTCTGCTCCAGGAGGGAGTTCCGTACAGGGATCCTCTGGCAGTTCCTCAGGAGATGGTCCACAACAGCAGCCTCCACTTCACCTTCAACAAGTTCTGGAAACGCTACGGGAAGTTCTCCCGACACCTGATGAAGGTCA GTGAAGCTCAGAAGTACACCAAGTTCTGTTTGTCAGAGATCCGTTCGGACACTTACACCGCTCTCATCTCGGCGTATCGGAACAAGTTTGAGC CCAACGAGGAGTTCTACCGCCGATTCGCTCTGCTCATGCTCCGTCGCTACGGTAACCACTCTGAACCTCCGGCGCGGCGGGCGACGCCGTTTCCTGCCGGA TCCCGCCCCTCCTTCTCAGAGTTCGTCCAATACCTACTGGACCCCCAGACAGAGAGCGACGCCCCCTTACAACGAGACTGGAGACAGGTCTACCGGCTATGCCACCCCCTGTCAAATACAG atGACTTTGTGGGTCAGCTGGAGACGGTTCAGGAGGATGCTGAACAGCTGCTGAGGGTTTTGAAGGTGGACAACGTGGTTGACTTCCCCTCCTCTTCCACAGGAACCACACGGCCCGACAGCTGGCAGGAGGCCTGGTTCAGC GAGGTGCCCCGAGTGGCCAGGAGGGATCTTTACAGGCTGTATGAACCAGACTCA ACTGTTTTTGGCTACTCCAGACCAGACTCACTGCTAGACTGA